A section of the Gemmatimonadaceae bacterium genome encodes:
- a CDS encoding NAD-dependent isocitrate dehydrogenase, with protein MSTTVTLIPGDGIGPDITEATIRVLAAAGADLVWDRQMAGASAAARYNDPIPEATLDSIKKNHVALKGPLETPVGEGYRSVNVAMRKTFDLYANVRPAHVILHGGRFEKVDIVIIRENLEGLYYGAEHYIRIGDDPKAAAESVALITRYGSERAIRYAFDYAVKHKRKKVTLVHKANILKYTQGLFLDVGREIAKEYAGRVQFEDRIIDAMAMQLVLRPENFDVIVTTNLFGDILSDLVSGLVGGLGLAPGANIGPTAAIFEAVHGTAPDIAGKGVANPGALILASCLMLDHLGDTVRAERIRTALHAAIDARESLTRDLGGSGTTQQFADAIIARL; from the coding sequence ATGTCCACCACAGTCACGCTCATCCCCGGCGACGGCATCGGCCCCGACATCACCGAGGCCACCATCCGGGTCCTGGCCGCCGCCGGTGCCGACCTGGTCTGGGACCGTCAGATGGCCGGCGCCTCGGCCGCGGCGCGCTACAACGACCCCATTCCCGAGGCCACGCTCGACTCGATCAAGAAGAACCACGTCGCGCTGAAGGGCCCGCTCGAGACGCCGGTGGGCGAGGGGTACCGCAGCGTGAACGTCGCGATGCGGAAGACGTTCGACCTGTATGCGAACGTCCGGCCGGCGCACGTGATCCTGCACGGCGGGCGCTTCGAGAAGGTGGACATCGTCATCATCCGCGAGAACCTCGAGGGGCTGTACTACGGGGCCGAGCACTACATCCGCATCGGTGACGACCCCAAGGCGGCGGCCGAGAGCGTCGCGCTGATCACGCGCTACGGCTCCGAGCGCGCGATCCGCTACGCGTTCGACTACGCGGTGAAGCACAAGCGGAAGAAGGTGACGCTCGTCCACAAGGCGAACATCCTGAAGTACACGCAGGGGCTGTTCCTGGACGTGGGGCGCGAGATCGCGAAGGAGTACGCCGGCCGCGTGCAGTTCGAGGACCGCATCATCGACGCCATGGCGATGCAACTGGTGCTGCGGCCCGAGAACTTCGACGTGATCGTGACCACGAACCTCTTCGGCGACATCCTCTCCGACCTCGTCTCGGGGCTGGTCGGTGGGCTGGGCCTGGCCCCGGGCGCGAACATCGGGCCCACGGCCGCGATCTTCGAGGCGGTGCACGGCACGGCACCGGACATCGCCGGCAAGGGCGTCGCGAATCCCGGCGCGCTCATCCTCGCGTCGTGCCTGATGCTGGACCACCTGGGGGACACGGTGCGTGCGGAGCGCATCCGCACCGCCCTGCACGCGGCGATCGACGCACGGGAATCCCTCACGCGCGACCTTGGCGGCAGCGGCACGACGCAGCAGTTTGCGGATGCGATCATCGCCCGGCTCTGA
- a CDS encoding (Fe-S)-binding protein: MSGQNVAFLIVLVLALGFFSYNIQRLVSYLHLGHAEDRLDHPGTRSWNLLTIGFAQTKILRERGAGLSHASVFWGFLVLSAGTLEMLLHGVWPGFSLDRILPRPLWQLFMLAQEAFALLVLVAVCWLLWRRIVAPPKRLQGKEIHNAEAIIILCVIAGLMKSMYWTGAFEYAADEALRATQFGWFRPISTALGGLLTGWSAGALSVGHAVSWWLHALLMLGFLNFLPYSKHLHVVSSLINVWFSNTSGPAKIGVMRPMDLEAEVEQFGASDVDHLSWKNLLDGYSCTECGRCTAACPANITGKPLSPRKIVVDTRRRLMEKAPLLVGELDVPGSAAALMAEEGADTRLANQLLDNYITEDELWACTSCRACVTECPVSIDQLDIINELRRGLVLNEGRFPEEVQPTFESLETNASPWAFSPADRALWAEGMHIPTMAEAFAEGRRPELLFWVGCMGSFDDRAKKITVAFARILQAANVDFAILGQEETCHGDPARRLGNEYLYQTLAKGTIETLDRYEVKTVVTFCPHCFHQIGNEFPQLGGNYEVIHHTTYIERLLDAGQVPLDTEHGQRLKMTYHDSCYLGRYNDVYDAPRNALRRALPVMTLVEPARTESRGLCCGAGGGRMFVDEKVGKRINVERTEELVATGADVIAVACPFCMTMMTDGVAKLESSAEVLDVSEVVARQLSTRS; this comes from the coding sequence ATGTCAGGACAGAACGTCGCGTTCCTGATCGTCCTCGTGCTCGCGCTGGGCTTCTTCAGCTACAACATCCAGCGCCTGGTCAGCTACCTCCACCTCGGCCACGCCGAGGACCGGCTCGACCATCCGGGCACGCGATCGTGGAACCTGCTGACGATCGGCTTCGCGCAGACGAAGATCCTGCGTGAGCGCGGGGCGGGCCTCTCGCACGCCTCGGTGTTCTGGGGGTTCCTCGTCCTCTCGGCCGGCACGCTCGAGATGCTGCTGCATGGCGTGTGGCCGGGCTTCAGCCTCGACCGCATCCTGCCACGCCCGCTCTGGCAGCTGTTCATGCTGGCGCAGGAGGCGTTCGCGCTGCTGGTGCTGGTGGCGGTGTGCTGGCTGCTGTGGCGCCGCATCGTGGCCCCGCCGAAGCGGTTGCAGGGCAAGGAGATCCACAATGCCGAGGCGATCATCATCCTCTGCGTGATCGCGGGGCTGATGAAGTCGATGTACTGGACCGGCGCGTTCGAGTATGCCGCCGACGAGGCGCTCCGCGCGACGCAGTTCGGGTGGTTCCGGCCGATCTCCACCGCGCTGGGCGGCCTGCTCACGGGCTGGTCGGCGGGCGCGCTCAGCGTGGGCCACGCGGTCAGCTGGTGGCTGCACGCGCTGCTGATGCTCGGCTTCCTGAACTTCCTGCCGTATTCCAAGCACCTGCACGTGGTGAGCTCGCTGATCAACGTCTGGTTCAGCAACACCAGCGGGCCGGCGAAGATCGGCGTGATGCGCCCGATGGACCTCGAGGCGGAGGTGGAGCAGTTCGGCGCCAGCGACGTGGATCACCTGAGCTGGAAGAACCTGCTCGACGGCTACTCGTGCACGGAGTGCGGCCGGTGCACGGCGGCCTGCCCGGCGAACATCACCGGCAAGCCGCTCAGCCCGCGCAAGATCGTGGTGGACACGCGCCGGCGGCTGATGGAGAAGGCGCCGCTGCTGGTGGGGGAGCTGGACGTGCCGGGCAGCGCCGCGGCGCTGATGGCGGAGGAGGGGGCCGACACGCGCCTCGCGAACCAGCTCCTCGACAACTACATCACCGAGGACGAGCTCTGGGCCTGCACCAGCTGCCGCGCCTGCGTGACGGAGTGCCCGGTGAGCATCGACCAGCTCGACATCATCAACGAGCTGCGGCGAGGGCTGGTGCTGAACGAGGGGCGCTTCCCCGAGGAGGTACAGCCGACGTTCGAGTCGCTGGAGACGAACGCGTCCCCGTGGGCCTTCAGTCCGGCCGACCGTGCGCTGTGGGCGGAGGGGATGCACATCCCGACGATGGCCGAGGCGTTCGCCGAGGGGCGTCGCCCGGAGCTGCTGTTCTGGGTGGGGTGCATGGGCAGCTTCGACGACCGGGCGAAGAAGATCACGGTCGCCTTCGCGCGCATCCTGCAGGCGGCGAACGTGGACTTCGCGATCCTGGGCCAGGAGGAAACCTGCCACGGCGATCCTGCGCGCCGCCTGGGCAACGAGTACCTGTACCAGACGCTGGCCAAGGGCACCATCGAGACGCTGGACCGCTACGAAGTGAAGACGGTGGTGACGTTCTGTCCGCACTGCTTCCACCAGATCGGCAACGAGTTCCCGCAGCTCGGCGGCAACTACGAGGTGATCCACCACACCACGTACATCGAGCGGCTGCTGGACGCCGGCCAGGTGCCGCTGGACACGGAGCATGGCCAGCGCCTGAAGATGACGTACCACGACAGCTGCTACCTGGGCCGCTACAACGACGTGTACGACGCCCCGCGCAATGCGCTCAGGCGCGCGCTGCCGGTCATGACGCTGGTGGAACCGGCGCGCACCGAAAGCCGCGGCCTCTGCTGCGGCGCCGGCGGCGGCCGCATGTTCGTGGACGAGAAGGTCGGAAAGCGCATCAACGTCGAGCGCACCGAGGAACTCGTCGCGACGGGCGCGGACGTGATCGCGGTGGCGTGCCCGTTCTGCATGACCATGATGACCGATGGCGTCGCGAAGCTCGAATCATCCGCCGAGGTGCTGGACGTCTCCGAAGTCGTCGCGCGGCAGCTTTCTACACGCTCGTGA
- a CDS encoding electron transfer flavoprotein subunit alpha/FixB family protein encodes MANNILVVAETRNGDVRKVALEVVTAARALADGLGAEVHAMVFGAAGIGSVAGRLGGAGADVVLVVEHDGFATYNAEAVAATVAAQVTAGGYRAALFGASAMGQDLAPRIGAKLRVGVAADVVAVSADGGSITVRHPMNTNKVIATMVLSATPALVSVRPGAVSVGGSAKAGAVQSLAPAMDPAAGRVKVTGVTLGGGAKLDLAEAPVIVSGGRGLKAAEHFSLVEDLAAAFGNAAVGATRAVTDDGWRPHSDQIGQTGRQVSPDLYVAVGISGAIQHIAGMRNSKTIVAINKDKDAPIFKVADYGIVGDVFDVMPALTAAVKAARAQQ; translated from the coding sequence ATGGCGAACAACATCCTCGTGGTCGCAGAGACCCGGAACGGTGACGTGCGGAAGGTCGCACTCGAAGTGGTGACGGCAGCGCGGGCGCTGGCGGATGGGCTGGGTGCCGAGGTGCACGCGATGGTGTTCGGTGCCGCCGGCATCGGCAGCGTCGCGGGGCGGCTTGGCGGCGCCGGCGCCGACGTGGTGCTGGTGGTGGAGCACGACGGGTTCGCGACCTACAACGCGGAGGCGGTGGCGGCGACGGTGGCCGCACAGGTCACCGCCGGCGGCTACCGCGCGGCGCTGTTCGGGGCCAGCGCGATGGGCCAGGATCTGGCGCCGCGCATCGGTGCCAAGCTGCGGGTGGGCGTGGCGGCCGACGTGGTGGCGGTGTCGGCCGACGGCGGCAGCATCACGGTCCGTCACCCGATGAACACGAACAAGGTGATCGCCACGATGGTGCTGTCGGCGACGCCGGCGCTGGTGAGCGTGCGGCCTGGCGCGGTGAGCGTGGGGGGCAGCGCGAAGGCCGGTGCGGTGCAGTCGCTGGCGCCGGCGATGGACCCGGCGGCCGGCCGCGTGAAGGTCACCGGCGTGACGCTCGGCGGCGGCGCGAAGCTCGACCTCGCGGAGGCCCCGGTGATCGTGAGTGGTGGTCGCGGCCTGAAGGCGGCCGAGCACTTCTCGCTGGTGGAGGACCTGGCGGCGGCGTTCGGGAACGCAGCCGTGGGGGCCACGCGCGCCGTGACCGACGATGGCTGGCGTCCGCACAGCGACCAGATCGGGCAGACGGGTCGCCAGGTGTCGCCGGACCTCTACGTCGCGGTGGGCATCAGCGGCGCGATCCAGCACATCGCCGGCATGCGCAACTCGAAGACGATCGTGGCCATCAACAAGGACAAGGATGCGCCGATCTTCAAGGTGGCCGACTACGGCATCGTGGGTGACGTGTTCGACGTCATGCCGGCGCTGACGGCGGCGGTGAAGGCCGCCCGCGCACAGCAGTGA
- a CDS encoding electron transfer flavoprotein subunit beta/FixA family protein, with product MKIAVCIKRVADMGARFQIGADGASVSETGIKYDMSDFDEWAVEAALQLNEKHGGGEVTVISLGPDAAQETIRKALAMGADKGVHLKAPAIPFDGFAIAEALAAELRDGGYDLILFGRIAVDSAAGVTGTMVAELLGLPCVTAVSKLEVTGTSGTGERQVEGGVETLSFPLPALCTIDQGLVTQARYPSLKGIMAAKKKPLESKPAQLGAISVSVSKMELPPERSAGRIVGEGAAAVPELIRLLQTEAKVL from the coding sequence GTGAAGATCGCCGTGTGCATCAAGCGCGTCGCCGACATGGGTGCGCGATTCCAGATCGGCGCCGACGGCGCCTCGGTGTCCGAAACGGGCATCAAGTACGACATGAGCGACTTCGACGAATGGGCCGTCGAGGCCGCCCTGCAGCTCAACGAGAAGCATGGCGGCGGCGAGGTCACCGTCATCTCGCTCGGTCCCGACGCGGCGCAGGAGACCATCCGCAAGGCGCTCGCGATGGGTGCCGACAAGGGCGTGCACCTGAAGGCCCCGGCGATCCCGTTCGACGGCTTCGCGATCGCCGAGGCGCTGGCGGCGGAGCTCCGGGATGGCGGCTACGACCTGATCCTCTTCGGCCGCATCGCGGTGGACAGCGCGGCGGGCGTGACCGGCACGATGGTGGCGGAACTCCTCGGGCTGCCGTGTGTGACCGCCGTCTCGAAGCTCGAGGTGACGGGCACCAGCGGCACCGGTGAGCGCCAGGTGGAAGGGGGCGTCGAGACGCTGTCGTTCCCGTTGCCGGCGCTGTGCACGATCGACCAGGGGCTGGTGACGCAGGCGCGCTACCCGAGCCTCAAGGGCATCATGGCGGCGAAGAAGAAGCCGCTCGAGAGCAAGCCGGCGCAGCTCGGCGCGATCTCGGTGAGCGTCTCGAAGATGGAACTGCCGCCCGAGCGGTCCGCCGGGCGCATCGTGGGTGAAGGTGCCGCTGCCGTGCCGGAGCTCATCCGGCTCCTCCAGACCGAAGCGAAGGTGCTCTGA
- a CDS encoding SprT-like domain-containing protein produces MIQWLTRRFSRDPGQLGLFEVTQPVAGPGVRPVPPRDAPTSVRAPDAAPGAPGSTARTVDPVAFLALLRARGMRGVEQLVFTRNRRTMVSLAGGVMRVHEGFAAAPAPVLDAIATFATTRNRARRSAAREVIVAFPVPIRPPTRRPAAAHYADAPLAARLTHLHQQLNRRHFAGALAPLEIQVSRRLARRLGHYTPRAQTGLPAGEIVLSQRHIKRDGWVEAEHTLLHEMVHQWQDETGRPVDHGTGFRVKCREVGIEPAATRLIRHSS; encoded by the coding sequence GTGATCCAGTGGCTGACGCGCCGGTTCTCGCGGGACCCGGGGCAGCTGGGGTTGTTCGAGGTGACGCAGCCGGTGGCAGGGCCGGGCGTGCGTCCCGTGCCGCCACGCGATGCGCCGACGTCCGTCCGCGCGCCCGATGCAGCCCCGGGGGCCCCGGGCAGCACCGCGCGCACCGTGGATCCGGTGGCGTTCCTGGCGCTGCTGCGCGCGCGCGGCATGCGCGGCGTGGAGCAGCTCGTGTTCACGCGCAACCGGCGCACGATGGTGAGCCTGGCAGGTGGTGTGATGCGCGTGCACGAGGGGTTCGCTGCCGCGCCGGCGCCGGTGCTCGATGCGATCGCGACCTTCGCCACCACCCGCAACCGCGCCCGCCGCAGTGCGGCGCGCGAGGTGATCGTGGCGTTCCCGGTGCCGATCCGGCCACCCACACGCCGGCCGGCGGCGGCCCACTACGCCGATGCACCGCTGGCGGCACGCCTCACCCACCTGCATCAGCAGCTCAACCGGCGGCACTTCGCAGGGGCGCTGGCACCGCTGGAGATCCAGGTGTCCCGCCGACTCGCACGCCGCCTCGGGCACTACACGCCGCGTGCGCAGACGGGCCTGCCGGCTGGCGAAATCGTGCTCTCGCAGCGGCACATCAAGCGCGACGGGTGGGTGGAGGCGGAGCACACGCTGCTGCACGAGATGGTGCACCAGTGGCAGGACGAGACCGGGCGGCCCGTGGATCACGGCACGGGGTTCAGGGTCAAGTGCCGCGAAGTCGGCATCGAACCGGCGGCCACGCGGTTGATCCGCCACTCGTCGTGA
- a CDS encoding amidohydrolase → MAACLVATGAGAQRVVNTAPLRAEIERRTAAVTPKVVAWRRDIHEHPELSGEEVRTAALVAAHLRALGMQVTTGVGGHGVVGVLRGGRPGPVVGLRADMDALPVAEQVDIPFKSRVTSTYRGQTVGVMHACGHDNHVAILMGAAEVLAGMKATLPGTVKFIFQPAEEGKPNGEGGAAPMIAAGALENPHVDAMFGLHVGPGPLGSLGYRVGPMLAAANSWSLVVHGRQTHGALPWGGVDPIVIGSQIVMGLQTVISRQTDITAVPAIVTVGAINGGVRNNIIPDSVVMVGTIRTFDPRQRTDIFARMKRTAEQIALSAGATASFSVDSGYPVTINDTALTTRMVPTLRWAAGEAGAGTRPMSTGAEDFSYFQEKVPGLFVMMGVTPKDKDPRTAAPNHSPLFFADEAALPTGVKAMAGLAVDWLAAGKPTDGATGAGGR, encoded by the coding sequence ATGGCCGCGTGCCTGGTGGCAACGGGCGCCGGGGCGCAGCGGGTGGTGAACACGGCCCCGCTGCGGGCCGAGATCGAGCGGCGGACGGCCGCGGTGACACCGAAGGTCGTGGCCTGGCGCCGCGACATCCACGAGCACCCGGAGCTCTCGGGCGAGGAGGTGCGCACGGCGGCGCTGGTGGCGGCGCACCTGCGTGCGCTCGGCATGCAGGTCACCACCGGCGTGGGCGGGCACGGCGTCGTCGGGGTGCTGCGCGGCGGGCGTCCCGGTCCGGTGGTCGGCCTGCGCGCGGACATGGACGCGTTGCCGGTGGCCGAGCAGGTGGACATCCCGTTCAAGTCACGCGTCACGAGCACCTACCGCGGGCAGACGGTTGGGGTGATGCACGCCTGCGGGCATGACAACCACGTGGCCATCCTGATGGGCGCCGCCGAGGTGCTGGCGGGCATGAAGGCGACGCTGCCCGGGACGGTGAAGTTCATCTTCCAGCCGGCCGAGGAAGGGAAGCCGAACGGCGAGGGCGGTGCGGCACCGATGATCGCGGCCGGCGCGCTCGAGAACCCGCACGTGGATGCGATGTTCGGGCTGCACGTCGGCCCCGGACCGCTCGGATCGCTGGGGTACCGGGTGGGGCCGATGCTCGCGGCGGCCAACTCGTGGTCGCTGGTCGTGCACGGGCGGCAGACGCACGGCGCGCTGCCGTGGGGTGGCGTGGACCCGATCGTGATCGGTTCGCAGATCGTGATGGGGCTGCAGACCGTCATCAGCCGGCAGACGGACATCACCGCGGTGCCCGCGATCGTGACGGTGGGCGCCATCAATGGCGGGGTGCGCAACAACATCATCCCGGACAGCGTGGTGATGGTCGGCACGATCCGCACCTTCGACCCGCGGCAGCGCACCGACATCTTCGCGCGGATGAAGCGGACGGCCGAGCAGATCGCGCTGTCGGCGGGGGCGACGGCGTCGTTCAGCGTGGACAGCGGCTATCCCGTGACCATCAACGACACCGCGCTCACCACCCGGATGGTGCCGACGCTCCGCTGGGCCGCCGGCGAGGCCGGCGCCGGCACGCGGCCGATGAGCACCGGGGCGGAGGACTTCTCGTATTTCCAGGAGAAGGTGCCGGGGCTGTTCGTGATGATGGGTGTGACGCCGAAGGACAAGGATCCGCGGACGGCGGCGCCGAACCACTCGCCGCTGTTCTTCGCCGACGAGGCCGCCCTGCCCACCGGGGTGAAGGCGATGGCTGGGCTGGCGGTGGACTGGCTGGCGGCGGGGAAGCCGACCGACGGGGCGACGGGGGCGGGGGGCCGCTGA
- a CDS encoding metallophosphoesterase: MTRILHVSDLHFGRPAVPLQIDAIEALIQDEQFDVVAVSGDVSQRSRSGEFQRAQAFLRDARKVSETIVVPGNHDVAWWNAPLGLGDTEALYADFRRYISPEIEPVLDVAGARLCGLNTSHGITRRTLTWNMRDLSVMGDVTRTQLERLRGRFEAAPADAARVVVMHHNPVRGELSQRHGLKQTKKVLGAFAEMGVDLVLCGHDHQEAVHFVEHTKKGTVISTAGTVSSRSRGGRPSSVNCIDISTDEIHIVTWIWEPAARRFGPGPVKVFQR, from the coding sequence GTGACCCGGATCCTGCACGTCTCCGACCTGCACTTCGGCCGGCCCGCGGTGCCGCTGCAGATCGACGCCATCGAGGCGCTCATCCAGGATGAGCAGTTCGACGTGGTGGCGGTCAGCGGTGACGTGAGCCAGCGGTCGCGCTCCGGCGAGTTCCAGCGTGCGCAGGCCTTCCTGCGCGACGCCCGCAAGGTGAGCGAGACGATCGTGGTGCCCGGCAACCATGACGTGGCCTGGTGGAACGCCCCGCTCGGCCTCGGTGACACCGAGGCGCTCTACGCGGACTTCCGCCGCTACATCAGCCCGGAGATCGAGCCGGTGCTGGACGTGGCCGGTGCGCGGCTCTGCGGGCTGAACACCAGCCACGGCATCACGCGGCGCACCCTCACGTGGAACATGCGCGACCTGAGCGTGATGGGTGACGTGACCCGCACGCAGCTCGAACGCCTGCGCGGGCGGTTCGAGGCGGCGCCCGCCGATGCCGCGCGCGTGGTGGTGATGCACCACAACCCCGTGCGCGGCGAGTTGAGCCAGCGCCACGGACTGAAGCAAACGAAGAAGGTGCTCGGCGCCTTCGCCGAGATGGGGGTGGACCTCGTGCTCTGCGGCCACGATCACCAGGAAGCCGTGCACTTCGTCGAGCACACGAAGAAGGGCACGGTGATCTCGACCGCCGGCACCGTCAGCAGCCGGTCGCGGGGCGGGCGACCGTCGAGCGTGAACTGCATCGACATCAGCACCGACGAGATCCACATCGTGACCTGGATCTGGGAACCGGCGGCGCGCCGGTTCGGCCCGGGACCGGTGAAGGTGTTCCAGCGGTGA
- a CDS encoding acyl-CoA dehydrogenase family protein — protein MAVHMDPEASLLPSGHLTARDGDLFNIDAALTEEERAIRDSVRRFVDEKIFPIIGDCYTEGRFPRELIPEMAALGMFGANLPEEYGCAGLSSVAYGLIMQELERGDSGIRSFASVQGALVMYPIFAFGSEAQKRQYLPKMATGEIIGCFGLTEPDAGSNPGGMITRARQQADGSWVINGAKMWITNGSQAHVSIIWAKTADGDENGKSIRGFIVPTNTPGFTAKDQKGKLSLRASDTSELVLVDVHVPADAMLPEVQGLRGPLS, from the coding sequence ATGGCCGTGCATATGGATCCCGAAGCCTCGCTGCTGCCGTCAGGTCACCTGACGGCCCGCGACGGTGACCTGTTCAACATCGATGCCGCGCTGACCGAGGAGGAGCGTGCGATCCGCGACTCGGTCCGCCGCTTCGTGGACGAGAAGATCTTCCCCATCATCGGCGACTGCTACACCGAGGGCCGGTTCCCGAGGGAGCTGATCCCGGAGATGGCGGCGCTGGGGATGTTCGGCGCCAACCTGCCCGAGGAGTACGGCTGCGCGGGGCTCAGCAGCGTGGCGTACGGGCTGATCATGCAGGAGCTGGAGCGGGGCGACAGCGGCATCCGCAGCTTCGCCAGCGTGCAGGGGGCGCTGGTGATGTATCCCATCTTCGCGTTCGGCAGCGAGGCGCAGAAGCGCCAGTACCTGCCGAAGATGGCCACGGGCGAGATCATCGGCTGCTTCGGCCTGACCGAGCCCGATGCCGGCTCCAACCCGGGCGGGATGATCACGCGTGCGCGCCAGCAGGCCGACGGCAGCTGGGTCATCAACGGCGCCAAGATGTGGATCACCAACGGCTCGCAGGCCCACGTCTCGATCATCTGGGCCAAGACGGCCGACGGGGACGAGAACGGCAAGTCGATCCGCGGCTTCATCGTGCCGACGAACACGCCCGGCTTCACCGCGAAGGACCAGAAGGGGAAGCTCTCGCTGCGCGCCAGCGACACCAGTGAGCTGGTGCTGGTGGACGTGCACGTGCCGGCGGATGCGATGCTGCCCGAGGTCCAGGGACTGCGTGGTCCGCTGAGCTGA
- a CDS encoding SDR family oxidoreductase, with protein MPTRPLALVTGASSGIGRVYARALARRGYDLLLVARDGDRLQTLATELLATGATARPVVADLATDAGLAATEAAIQGADRLDLLVNNAGFGTRGLLADSPLAQQERMLHLHVIAVNRITRAALLRMTQAGSGAVVTVASVASFVNSTGNVNYCATKAYQRSFSEGLALECRPAGIRVQALCPGFTHTEFHQRMSDDQEGRAPAWMWLTAEQVVEASLRQLERDGPVVCVPGAHYKVAVFLARHLPPWVKALATRRVYRRD; from the coding sequence ATGCCCACACGTCCCCTCGCCCTCGTCACCGGCGCCTCCTCAGGTATCGGCAGGGTCTATGCCCGCGCCCTCGCCCGCCGGGGCTACGACCTCCTGCTCGTCGCGCGGGACGGCGACCGGCTGCAGACGCTCGCCACCGAGCTGCTGGCGACGGGCGCGACCGCGCGCCCGGTGGTGGCGGACCTGGCCACCGATGCCGGCCTCGCCGCCACCGAGGCCGCGATCCAGGGGGCCGACCGGCTGGACCTGCTGGTCAACAACGCCGGCTTCGGGACCCGGGGGCTCCTTGCCGACTCACCGCTCGCGCAGCAGGAACGGATGCTCCACCTGCACGTGATCGCGGTGAACCGCATCACCCGCGCGGCGCTCCTGCGCATGACGCAGGCCGGCAGCGGGGCCGTGGTGACGGTGGCCAGCGTCGCCAGCTTCGTGAACAGCACCGGGAACGTGAACTACTGCGCGACGAAGGCGTACCAGCGGAGCTTCAGCGAGGGGCTCGCGCTGGAGTGCCGGCCGGCGGGGATCCGCGTGCAGGCGCTCTGCCCCGGCTTCACCCACACCGAGTTCCACCAGCGCATGTCCGACGACCAGGAGGGGCGCGCGCCGGCGTGGATGTGGCTCACCGCCGAGCAGGTGGTGGAGGCATCGCTGCGCCAGCTGGAACGGGACGGGCCGGTGGTCTGCGTGCCTGGGGCGCACTACAAGGTGGCAGTGTTCCTCGCGCGCCACCTGCCGCCGTGGGTGAAGGCCCTGGCGACGCGGCGGGTGTACCGGCGGGACTGA
- a CDS encoding methyltransferase domain-containing protein, producing MDVLTVNELETDLRERFRTIESPVTIAAEEVVQILHPANADDLISEQDFAIDDRLPYWADLWPSAVVLARFLRGLRGEGRTLLELGCGSGAVATAAVRAGFTVTATDYYADSPLFARANCWRNAQVDITVRCADWNAWPSDLRGYDLIVASDVLYEQRNAPLIARVMAQSLGPRGEGWIADPGRVGAASLPDWCASHALGCETVAKVPIEAGAHIHTITLYRITR from the coding sequence GTGGACGTATTGACCGTGAACGAGCTCGAGACCGACCTGCGCGAGCGGTTCCGCACGATCGAGTCGCCGGTCACGATCGCGGCCGAGGAGGTCGTGCAGATCCTGCACCCCGCCAACGCCGACGACCTGATCTCGGAGCAGGACTTCGCGATCGACGACCGGCTGCCCTACTGGGCCGACCTCTGGCCCTCGGCGGTGGTGCTGGCGCGTTTCCTCCGCGGCCTGCGCGGCGAGGGGCGAACCCTGCTGGAGCTGGGCTGCGGCAGCGGCGCGGTGGCCACGGCGGCGGTGCGCGCCGGCTTCACGGTCACGGCCACCGACTACTACGCCGACAGTCCCCTCTTCGCCCGCGCCAACTGCTGGCGCAACGCGCAGGTGGACATCACGGTGCGCTGTGCAGACTGGAACGCCTGGCCGTCCGACCTGCGCGGCTACGACCTGATCGTCGCCAGCGACGTGCTCTACGAGCAGCGCAACGCGCCGCTCATCGCCCGCGTGATGGCGCAGTCACTCGGCCCCAGGGGCGAAGGCTGGATCGCCGACCCCGGCCGCGTCGGCGCCGCCTCCCTCCCCGACTGGTGTGCGTCCCACGCGCTCGGCTGCGAGACCGTGGCCAAGGTGCCCATCGAGGCAGGCGCGCACATTCACACGATCACCTTGTATCGCATCACTCGGTGA